In Deinococcus psychrotolerans, a genomic segment contains:
- a CDS encoding aspartate aminotransferase family protein — translation MTSTHDFIRADDVLSGKLSDAQTVYLEKKYGHGKLIRLLEVVGTGGPFKVKSPWELEDRAGQTVINASGYAALPFGDNPPELNLFLRQVLEQTDQVMFGQQSITTWRAALETNLVRLLARESGDHHDSRVFFSNSGTEAVEAAIKFAQAARPKAKYLINFTRAYHGKTLGALAVTPNPNLQGPFKNILNPAVITLPYGDAEAVERAIKRVGDQVIAVLLEPILGEAGVRIPPPGFLKRVGEVCRTKGVIVIADEIQTGLGRSGHWFESVAQGLIPDILTLAKPLGGGMLPVGATIVRHEIYKPLLGSVETIKRHSNTFGGNSLAMAVGLKSLEILLDNDYPARSRRLGERGLTRLKAVQRQHPALIEEVRGAGMLFAMNFHPVAKLPFKLQGELIAEVTGMLALVAFYRSGVLLNFSLNAARTMRLTPAMNMPEELFDRMFDDVEAAAAEHPSSFALVQKYGTPELLSLVKAAFLED, via the coding sequence ATGACTTCCACCCACGACTTTATCCGCGCCGACGATGTGCTGAGCGGCAAGCTCTCGGACGCACAAACGGTCTACTTAGAGAAAAAATACGGTCACGGCAAGCTGATTCGGCTGCTGGAAGTGGTCGGCACTGGCGGCCCCTTCAAAGTCAAGTCGCCCTGGGAACTGGAAGACCGCGCCGGGCAGACGGTCATCAACGCTTCGGGCTACGCCGCCTTGCCATTTGGCGACAACCCGCCGGAACTCAACTTGTTTTTGCGCCAGGTTCTGGAGCAAACCGATCAAGTCATGTTCGGCCAGCAGTCGATCACCACCTGGCGGGCGGCGCTGGAAACCAACTTGGTGCGGCTGCTGGCCCGTGAAAGCGGCGATCACCACGACTCCCGCGTGTTTTTTTCCAACAGCGGCACCGAAGCGGTCGAAGCGGCCATCAAATTTGCCCAAGCGGCCCGCCCCAAGGCCAAGTACCTGATTAACTTTACCCGCGCTTATCACGGCAAAACGCTGGGAGCGCTAGCGGTCACGCCCAATCCCAATTTGCAGGGGCCGTTCAAAAATATCCTCAATCCGGCAGTCATCACCTTGCCCTACGGCGACGCCGAGGCCGTCGAGCGGGCGATCAAACGGGTGGGCGATCAGGTGATTGCGGTGCTGCTGGAACCGATTCTGGGCGAGGCGGGCGTCCGGATTCCGCCGCCGGGGTTTCTCAAGCGGGTGGGCGAAGTTTGCCGCACCAAAGGCGTGATCGTGATCGCCGACGAAATCCAAACCGGACTGGGCCGCAGCGGGCACTGGTTTGAAAGCGTGGCGCAGGGATTGATCCCCGACATCCTGACGCTGGCCAAGCCGCTGGGCGGCGGGATGCTGCCGGTGGGCGCGACCATCGTGCGCCACGAGATCTACAAGCCGCTGCTGGGCAGTGTGGAAACCATCAAGCGCCACTCCAACACCTTCGGCGGCAACTCGCTGGCGATGGCGGTGGGCCTCAAGAGCTTGGAGATTTTGCTCGACAACGATTATCCGGCCCGCTCACGGCGGCTGGGCGAACGCGGCCTGACCCGCCTCAAAGCTGTGCAGCGCCAGCATCCGGCCCTGATCGAAGAAGTGCGCGGCGCGGGAATGCTGTTTGCCATGAACTTCCACCCTGTCGCCAAGTTGCCTTTCAAACTGCAAGGCGAGCTGATTGCCGAAGTGACTGGCATGCTGGCGCTGGTGGCGTTTTACCGCTCCGGCGTGCTGCTCAATTTCTCGCTGAACGCTGCCCGTACCATGCGCCTGACCCCGGCCATGAACATGCCCGAGGAACTGTTTGACCGGATGTTCGACGATGTGGAAGCCGCCGCCGCCGAGCACCCCAGCAGCTTCGCCCTGGTACAGAAGTACGGCACGCCGGAGCTGCTCAGCCTCGTCAAAGCGGCCTTCTTGGAAGACTGA
- the rplX gene encoding 50S ribosomal protein L24, translating to MPQGKISAPKPGKHHSNKLHVKKGDNVIVNRGKHKGQTGTVLFASPEDQKVVVEGVNLVKKHVKPNPGSTSGGIEEREGAMHASKVQLVDPETGKATRIRKTIVDGKKVRVGAQSGKTID from the coding sequence ATGCCTCAAGGAAAAATCAGCGCCCCCAAACCGGGCAAGCACCACAGCAACAAGCTCCACGTCAAGAAGGGTGACAACGTGATTGTCAACCGTGGCAAGCACAAGGGCCAGACTGGCACCGTACTGTTTGCCAGCCCTGAAGATCAAAAAGTCGTGGTGGAAGGCGTCAACCTCGTCAAGAAGCACGTCAAGCCCAACCCCGGCAGCACCTCGGGCGGCATCGAAGAGCGCGAAGGCGCGATGCACGCTTCCAAAGTGCAGCTTGTCGATCCTGAAACCGGCAAGGCCACCCGCATCCGCAAAACCATCGTGGACGGCAAGAAAGTCCGCGTGGGCGCTCAGAGCGGCAAAACCATCGATTAA
- the rplR gene encoding 50S ribosomal protein L18 translates to MSTANQTNTRRKLRNRSKVRAAAAPERPRLSVYRSSKYIYAQLIDDVTGTTIAQAGGKAVKEGNKTESAAAVGKALAAAATEKGVKAVVFDRGQYRYHGRVKALADAAREGGLDF, encoded by the coding sequence ATGAGTACTGCCAACCAGACCAATACGCGCCGCAAGCTGCGTAACCGCAGTAAAGTTCGCGCCGCCGCCGCGCCGGAGCGCCCCCGCTTGAGCGTTTACCGCTCGAGCAAGTACATCTACGCCCAACTGATTGACGACGTCACCGGCACCACCATCGCGCAGGCCGGAGGCAAGGCAGTCAAGGAAGGCAACAAAACCGAGTCTGCCGCCGCTGTCGGCAAGGCACTGGCCGCCGCCGCCACCGAAAAGGGCGTCAAGGCGGTTGTGTTTGACCGTGGTCAGTACCGCTACCACGGACGCGTGAAGGCGCTCGCAGATGCGGCGCGGGAGGGTGGCCTTGACTTTTAA
- the rplP gene encoding 50S ribosomal protein L16, translating into MLLPKRTKYRKQMRGRMRGDAKGGDYVAFGDFGLIAMEPAWIKSNQIEACRIVMSRHFRRGGKIYIRIFPDKPVTKKPAETRMGKGKGAVEFWVSVVKPGRVMFEVSGVTEEQAKEAFRLAGHKLPIQTKMVKREVYDEAQ; encoded by the coding sequence ATGCTGCTTCCCAAGCGCACCAAATACCGTAAGCAGATGCGTGGCCGCATGCGCGGTGACGCCAAAGGCGGCGACTACGTCGCTTTCGGCGACTTCGGCCTGATCGCCATGGAGCCGGCTTGGATCAAGAGCAACCAGATCGAAGCCTGCCGCATCGTGATGAGCCGCCACTTCCGGCGCGGCGGGAAAATTTACATCCGTATTTTTCCCGACAAGCCCGTGACCAAAAAGCCCGCCGAAACCCGAATGGGTAAAGGTAAAGGCGCTGTGGAGTTCTGGGTCAGCGTTGTCAAGCCGGGCCGCGTGATGTTTGAAGTTTCCGGCGTGACCGAAGAGCAGGCCAAAGAAGCCTTCCGCTTGGCTGGCCACAAGCTCCCTATTCAGACCAAGATGGTCAAGCGCGAGGTTTACGATGAAGCTCAGTGA
- the rpsE gene encoding 30S ribosomal protein S5, whose protein sequence is MTFNRRNDRNNSENSEFEEKLINVNRTAKTYQGGRRFRFAALVILGDRNGRVGMGIGKAKEVPVAIEKAKSVARKNMITVPVENGTIPHEIVGVSTSSRVLLKPASAGTGVIAGTVPRSIAELAGITNLLSKEIGSRNQINVAYAVFDGFKNLRTAKQVRALRGVDTSRSTEQSPKEQSPAAQSATTQAGEAEAGGSL, encoded by the coding sequence TTGACTTTTAACCGACGAAACGACCGCAACAACAGCGAGAACAGCGAGTTCGAAGAAAAGCTGATCAACGTCAACCGCACCGCCAAGACCTATCAAGGTGGACGGCGCTTCCGTTTCGCTGCGCTCGTCATCTTGGGTGACCGAAATGGCCGCGTCGGCATGGGCATTGGCAAAGCCAAAGAAGTGCCGGTTGCTATTGAGAAAGCCAAATCGGTGGCCCGCAAGAACATGATCACCGTGCCGGTCGAAAACGGCACCATTCCCCACGAGATCGTGGGCGTGTCGACCAGCAGCCGTGTGCTGCTCAAGCCCGCCAGCGCGGGTACTGGCGTGATCGCGGGCACCGTGCCGCGTAGCATTGCTGAGTTGGCCGGCATCACCAACCTGCTGAGCAAAGAAATCGGCAGCCGCAACCAAATCAACGTGGCCTACGCCGTGTTCGACGGCTTCAAGAACCTGCGGACGGCCAAGCAAGTGCGTGCCCTGCGCGGCGTCGATACGAGCCGCAGCACCGAACAGAGTCCCAAAGAACAGAGTCCCGCTGCTCAGTCCGCCACGACGCAGGCTGGCGAGGCGGAGGCTGGAGGGAGCTTGTGA
- the rpsN gene encoding 30S ribosomal protein S14: MAKTSKIVKQKQREKVVAKYAEQRHAMKEAGDYYGLSQLPRDASPTRLHNRCEFTGRPRGFIRFFGVSRIVLREMASRGELPGVRKASW, from the coding sequence ATGGCGAAAACGAGTAAAATCGTCAAGCAGAAGCAGCGCGAGAAAGTCGTGGCCAAGTACGCTGAACAGCGTCACGCCATGAAAGAAGCGGGCGACTACTACGGCCTTTCGCAACTCCCCCGCGACGCCAGCCCCACCCGGCTGCACAACCGTTGCGAGTTCACGGGTCGTCCCCGTGGTTTCATCCGCTTTTTTGGCGTCAGCCGCATCGTGCTGCGCGAAATGGCCAGCCGTGGGGAACTCCCCGGTGTCCGCAAAGCGAGCTGGTAA
- the rplN gene encoding 50S ribosomal protein L14 has translation MIMPQSRLDVADNSGAREIMCIRVLNSGVGSKGLTTGGGGNKRYAHVGDIIVASVKDAAPRGTVKSGDVVKAVIVRTSFAIKRADGSVIRFDKNAAVIINNQGEPRGTRVFGPVARELRDRRFMKIISLAPEVL, from the coding sequence ATGATCATGCCTCAGTCCCGTCTCGACGTGGCCGACAACAGCGGCGCGCGCGAGATCATGTGTATCCGGGTGCTCAACTCCGGCGTCGGCAGTAAAGGCCTGACCACCGGCGGCGGCGGTAACAAACGCTACGCCCACGTCGGCGACATCATCGTCGCTTCGGTCAAAGACGCTGCTCCTCGCGGCACCGTCAAGAGCGGCGACGTGGTCAAGGCCGTGATCGTCCGCACCAGCTTCGCCATCAAGCGGGCTGACGGATCGGTCATCCGCTTTGACAAGAATGCCGCCGTGATCATCAACAATCAGGGCGAGCCTCGCGGCACCCGCGTTTTCGGGCCGGTGGCCCGTGAGCTGCGCGACCGCCGCTTTATGAAGATCATTTCGCTGGCCCCGGAGGTGCTGTAA
- the rpsQ gene encoding 30S ribosomal protein S17 produces MARKTLQGVIVSDKADKTVSVKVERRFAHPLYGKIVTRSHKYAAHDENNEFKTGDRVEILAVRPISKSKTWKVTQLLERPRGIETTAVETEGGQA; encoded by the coding sequence ATGGCCAGAAAGACCCTTCAAGGCGTGATCGTGAGCGACAAGGCTGACAAGACGGTAAGCGTCAAAGTCGAGCGCCGCTTCGCCCACCCGCTGTACGGCAAGATCGTGACCCGCAGTCACAAATACGCGGCCCACGACGAAAACAACGAATTTAAGACTGGCGACCGCGTCGAGATTTTGGCGGTGCGTCCGATCAGCAAGTCCAAGACTTGGAAAGTCACCCAGTTGCTCGAGCGCCCACGCGGCATCGAGACCACTGCGGTGGAAACTGAAGGCGGTCAAGCATGA
- the rplF gene encoding 50S ribosomal protein L6, translating into MSRIGKQPIAVPSGVTASIVDGVFKTKGPKGELTVPFNTALTVKQEGDQIVVTRPDDRQDHRSLHGLTRTLVANAVKGVSDGFTINLELRGVGYRAKLTGKNLEMSVGYSHPVIIEPPVGVTFTVPEPTKIDVSGIDKQLVGQVAANVRKARKPDAYHGKGVRFLGQKIALKAGKAGATGGKGKK; encoded by the coding sequence ATGTCCCGAATCGGTAAACAACCCATTGCTGTGCCGAGTGGCGTAACCGCCAGCATCGTTGACGGCGTATTCAAGACCAAAGGCCCCAAAGGCGAACTGACCGTTCCCTTTAACACCGCCTTGACCGTCAAGCAGGAAGGCGACCAGATCGTGGTTACCCGCCCCGATGACCGCCAAGACCACCGCTCCTTGCACGGCCTGACCCGCACCTTGGTCGCGAACGCCGTCAAGGGTGTCTCGGACGGCTTCACCATTAACTTAGAGCTGCGCGGCGTCGGCTACCGTGCCAAGCTGACCGGCAAGAACCTCGAAATGTCGGTGGGCTACAGCCACCCCGTCATCATCGAGCCGCCAGTGGGCGTCACCTTCACAGTGCCGGAACCCACCAAAATCGACGTGTCGGGCATCGACAAGCAGCTCGTCGGTCAAGTCGCCGCCAACGTTCGCAAAGCCCGCAAGCCCGACGCCTATCACGGCAAGGGTGTGCGCTTCCTCGGTCAAAAAATTGCCCTCAAGGCCGGTAAAGCCGGTGCGACGGGCGGGAAGGGTAAGAAATGA
- the rpmD gene encoding 50S ribosomal protein L30, translating into MKITLRRSVIGRPQSQVDTVRALGLRKIGDSREVSNAPAIRGMVRTVQHLLEVES; encoded by the coding sequence ATCAAAATTACCCTCAGGCGCAGCGTAATCGGGCGTCCTCAGTCGCAAGTGGACACCGTCCGTGCGCTGGGCCTGCGCAAAATTGGCGACAGCCGTGAAGTCTCCAACGCGCCCGCCATTCGCGGCATGGTCAGAACCGTGCAGCATCTGCTGGAAGTGGAATCATGA
- the rplO gene encoding 50S ribosomal protein L15, whose translation MKLSDLFPTPGSRKTRKRVGRGPGGTDKTAGRGHKGQKSRSGAGKGQFFEGGRSTLISRLPKRGFNNVGTTYEVVNLAQLDRLEGDSFDRAGLEAAGLVRRKGNPVKLLARGTVSRALTLHVDAASESAVKAIEAAGGTVVLPAPKAPDAAEQKTR comes from the coding sequence ATGAAACTGAGTGACCTGTTCCCCACGCCCGGTTCGCGCAAAACCCGTAAACGGGTTGGACGCGGCCCCGGCGGCACCGATAAGACCGCCGGACGCGGTCACAAAGGCCAGAAATCGCGCTCCGGCGCGGGCAAAGGCCAGTTCTTCGAAGGTGGTCGCTCGACCCTGATCAGCCGCCTGCCCAAGCGCGGCTTTAACAACGTCGGTACCACGTACGAAGTCGTCAACCTTGCCCAGCTCGACCGCTTGGAAGGTGACAGCTTTGACCGTGCTGGCTTGGAAGCTGCCGGACTGGTTCGCCGGAAAGGCAACCCGGTCAAGCTGCTGGCACGCGGCACGGTCAGCCGGGCGCTGACCCTGCACGTGGACGCCGCCAGCGAGAGCGCCGTCAAGGCCATTGAGGCGGCGGGCGGCACAGTCGTTTTGCCTGCCCCCAAAGCCCCTGACGCTGCCGAGCAGAAGACCCGCTAA
- the secY gene encoding preprotein translocase subunit SecY produces the protein MLKAFRDAFRIPDLQRKIVFTLLLLAVYRLGNAIPTPGVNVANLSQTSNPLLGLIGMISGGNLSQFSIFALGVLPYITASIVIQLLTTTLPALEKLSKEGEEGRKKINQYTRYAAIALGAVQATVFSLFVSSNAANIAVGWTPGLFTLLVMILTQVAGVAFAMWIGERITEVGIGNGISLIITLGIIARYPTEIGATATLFREGNLGILSIVAFLAIIIVVVVGIVYVYQAERRVPVQYARARGGTPSSSGRNYSGQATYLPIKLNQAGVIPVIFASAMLILPNLIEQATVKRAPAISTFIQQYLAAGSVWYTGIEVLLIIGFTFLYNSVQFDPKRIAEQLREAGGFIPGVRPGTPTAGFLGNISMRISLWGALFLAILVVVPQLVQRWTGVTTFQFSGTGLLIIVGVALETLKQLEAQLTVRRYDGFISKGRIRGRL, from the coding sequence ATGCTGAAAGCCTTCCGCGACGCCTTCCGTATTCCGGATTTGCAGCGGAAGATCGTCTTTACGCTGCTGCTGTTGGCGGTTTACCGTCTCGGCAACGCTATCCCCACGCCGGGCGTCAATGTCGCCAACCTCTCGCAGACTTCAAATCCTTTGCTGGGCCTGATCGGGATGATTTCTGGCGGCAACCTCTCGCAGTTCTCCATCTTTGCGCTGGGGGTGCTGCCGTACATCACGGCCAGCATCGTGATTCAGCTGCTGACCACCACATTGCCGGCCCTCGAAAAGCTCTCTAAAGAAGGCGAAGAGGGCCGCAAGAAGATCAACCAGTACACCCGCTACGCCGCGATTGCTCTGGGTGCAGTGCAGGCCACCGTGTTTTCACTGTTTGTCAGCAGCAACGCGGCCAATATCGCGGTGGGCTGGACGCCAGGACTGTTTACTCTGTTGGTGATGATCTTGACCCAAGTGGCGGGCGTCGCCTTTGCCATGTGGATTGGCGAGCGCATCACCGAAGTCGGCATCGGCAACGGCATCAGCCTCATCATCACGCTCGGCATTATTGCCCGCTATCCCACCGAGATCGGTGCGACGGCGACGCTGTTCAGAGAGGGCAACCTCGGCATTCTGAGTATCGTGGCGTTTTTGGCGATCATCATCGTGGTGGTCGTGGGCATTGTCTACGTTTACCAAGCTGAGCGGCGGGTGCCAGTGCAGTACGCCCGCGCCCGTGGCGGTACGCCCAGCTCTTCGGGGCGCAATTACAGCGGGCAGGCCACCTATTTGCCGATCAAGCTCAACCAGGCGGGCGTCATTCCGGTGATTTTCGCTTCGGCCATGCTGATTTTGCCAAACTTGATTGAGCAGGCCACCGTCAAACGTGCGCCTGCGATATCGACCTTTATTCAGCAGTACCTGGCGGCGGGCAGCGTCTGGTACACCGGTATTGAAGTGCTGCTGATTATCGGCTTTACCTTCCTCTACAACAGCGTGCAATTTGACCCCAAGCGGATTGCCGAGCAACTGCGTGAGGCAGGCGGCTTTATTCCCGGTGTGCGGCCCGGCACGCCTACCGCTGGCTTTTTGGGCAACATCAGCATGCGGATTTCGCTGTGGGGCGCTCTCTTCTTGGCGATTTTGGTGGTGGTGCCGCAATTGGTGCAGCGCTGGACTGGCGTGACCACCTTTCAGTTTTCCGGCACTGGCCTACTCATCATCGTGGGTGTGGCGCTCGAAACCCTCAAGCAGCTCGAAGCCCAACTCACCGTGCGCCGCTACGACGGTTTTATCAGCAAGGGCCGCATTCGCGGACGCCTCTGA
- the rpsH gene encoding 30S ribosomal protein S8: MLSDPIADMLTRIRNATRTYKETVDVPASKFKEQLAQLLVKEGFVASAERVRDEGMKFDVLRLTLRYGNKREQVIKHIERISRPGRRAYVSHDNLPRIQRGLGVAIVSTSKGLLADRDARKEGVGGEVVCVLW; encoded by the coding sequence ATGCTGAGTGATCCCATCGCCGATATGCTCACGCGCATTCGCAACGCGACGCGCACCTACAAAGAAACCGTGGATGTTCCGGCTTCTAAATTCAAAGAGCAACTCGCTCAACTGCTGGTCAAAGAAGGCTTCGTGGCGTCCGCCGAGCGCGTGCGCGACGAGGGCATGAAATTTGACGTGCTGCGCCTGACGCTGCGCTACGGCAACAAAAGAGAGCAAGTCATCAAGCACATCGAGCGCATCAGCCGTCCGGGCCGCCGCGCTTATGTCAGCCACGACAACCTGCCCCGCATCCAGCGCGGTCTGGGCGTGGCTATCGTGTCGACCAGCAAAGGTTTGCTGGCTGACCGTGACGCACGCAAAGAGGGCGTGGGCGGCGAAGTCGTCTGCGTCCTCTGGTAA
- the rplE gene encoding 50S ribosomal protein L5, translating into MQQLKQKYNDEVRPALVQQFGYSSVMAAPRIEKIVVNEGLGSAKEDSKAIDKAAKELGLITLQKPIITKAKKSISNFKLRQGMPVGIKVTLRGDRMYVFLEKLVNIGLPRIRDFRGVNPNSFDGRGNYNLGIKEQLIFPEITYEMVDKTRGMDITIVTTAKNDEEGRALLAGMGLPFRK; encoded by the coding sequence ATGCAGCAGCTCAAGCAAAAATACAATGACGAAGTGCGCCCCGCGCTCGTTCAGCAGTTTGGTTACAGCTCGGTGATGGCCGCGCCACGCATCGAAAAGATCGTGGTCAACGAGGGTCTGGGTTCCGCCAAGGAAGACAGCAAGGCGATTGACAAGGCCGCCAAAGAACTCGGCCTGATCACTCTGCAAAAGCCGATCATCACCAAGGCCAAGAAGAGCATCTCGAACTTCAAGCTGCGTCAGGGCATGCCAGTCGGCATCAAAGTGACGTTGCGCGGCGACCGGATGTACGTCTTTTTGGAAAAGCTGGTCAACATCGGCTTGCCGCGTATCCGCGATTTCCGTGGCGTCAACCCCAACTCCTTTGATGGACGTGGTAACTACAACCTCGGCATCAAAGAGCAGCTGATCTTCCCTGAGATCACCTACGAGATGGTCGACAAGACGCGCGGCATGGACATCACCATCGTGACCACCGCCAAGAACGACGAAGAGGGCCGGGCACTGCTCGCGGGCATGGGCCTTCCTTTCCGCAAGTAA
- a CDS encoding adenylate kinase, with protein MTQNKTVQIDISGKPSQDQHQVVIFLGPPGAGKGTQAERLAFDKQLIKISTGDILRDHVERGTELGLQAAPIMKAGQLVPDHLLIALIRDRLASMDSVRVIFDGFPRTTAQAEALDGLLDELGAPISAVPLLEVPEELLIARILERGKTSERNDDEEVVARERQNVYRTQTQPLIDYYSARGQLKTINGVGSMDEVYQRLQNAIG; from the coding sequence ATGACCCAAAATAAAACGGTTCAGATTGACATTTCCGGCAAACCATCGCAAGATCAGCACCAAGTGGTGATTTTCCTTGGCCCGCCCGGCGCAGGAAAAGGCACTCAGGCTGAGCGTCTGGCCTTTGATAAGCAGCTCATCAAAATCAGTACCGGCGATATTCTGCGCGACCATGTGGAGCGCGGCACCGAATTGGGCCTGCAAGCCGCGCCAATTATGAAAGCCGGTCAATTGGTGCCGGATCATTTGTTGATTGCCCTGATTCGTGACCGCCTCGCCAGTATGGACAGTGTACGGGTGATTTTCGACGGCTTCCCGCGCACCACTGCTCAGGCCGAGGCACTGGACGGTCTGCTGGATGAACTCGGCGCACCGATCAGCGCAGTGCCGCTGCTTGAAGTTCCCGAAGAACTGCTGATTGCCCGTATCTTGGAGCGCGGTAAGACCTCAGAGCGTAACGACGATGAGGAGGTGGTGGCCCGCGAACGCCAAAATGTCTACCGCACGCAGACCCAACCGCTGATCGATTATTACTCCGCAAGAGGCCAGCTCAAGACCATCAACGGCGTCGGCAGCATGGACGAGGTTTACCAGCGCTTGCAAAACGCGATCGGCTAA
- the rpmC gene encoding 50S ribosomal protein L29 yields the protein MKLSELRQIDAANLQKEVASRKEELMKLRFQGAVGNLAHPHQVKQLRKEVAQLLTLQSERQRQAEPSQDGDK from the coding sequence ATGAAGCTCAGTGAGTTGCGCCAAATTGACGCGGCGAACCTTCAAAAAGAAGTCGCTTCGCGCAAAGAAGAACTGATGAAGTTGCGTTTCCAGGGCGCGGTGGGCAACTTGGCCCATCCGCACCAAGTCAAGCAGCTTCGTAAGGAAGTCGCGCAGTTGCTCACCCTTCAAAGCGAGCGTCAGCGCCAAGCTGAACCCAGCCAGGACGGTGACAAGTAA
- a CDS encoding citrate/2-methylcitrate synthase — MTEIAKGLEGVLFTESKLTFIDGAQGILTHLGIPIQEWAENSTFEELSFALLHAKLPSAAELAKFDAELRANREIPAELIKEISSFPPAANPMQMLRTAISALGLYDAQSEDTSEAARYAISVRLIAQFSTVSAAIARVHNRQDIVAPRADLTHAANFLYMLSGKEPSAEQAKLFDIALVLHADHGMNASTFTAIATSSTLSDMYSCVVSAIGALKGPLHGGANEAVMDMLDEVGTPDKAADYITKKLDNKEKIMGVGHRVYKNFDPRSRVLRDYAEHVANKEGKSNYYQILETIEKIVVDRMGSRGIYPNVDFYSGTVYSDLGISKEFFTTIFALARVSGWCASVIEYTRDNRLLRPDAVYTGATDQHYVELKDRQ; from the coding sequence ATGACTGAAATCGCCAAAGGTTTAGAGGGCGTGCTGTTTACTGAAAGTAAACTCACCTTCATTGACGGAGCGCAAGGCATTCTCACCCACCTCGGCATTCCCATTCAGGAGTGGGCCGAGAACAGCACGTTCGAAGAGCTCAGTTTTGCGCTGCTGCACGCCAAGTTGCCGAGCGCCGCCGAACTGGCCAAGTTTGACGCCGAGCTGCGGGCCAACCGCGAAATTCCCGCCGAGCTGATCAAAGAAATTTCGAGCTTCCCGCCGGCGGCCAACCCGATGCAGATGCTGCGCACCGCCATCAGTGCGCTGGGCCTGTATGACGCGCAGTCCGAAGACACCAGTGAAGCGGCCCGCTACGCTATCAGCGTCCGGCTCATCGCTCAGTTTTCCACCGTCAGCGCCGCGATTGCCCGCGTGCATAACCGCCAAGACATCGTGGCCCCCCGCGCCGATCTCACCCACGCTGCCAACTTCCTTTACATGCTCAGCGGCAAAGAGCCAAGCGCCGAGCAGGCCAAGCTCTTTGATATCGCACTGGTGCTGCACGCCGATCACGGCATGAACGCCAGCACTTTCACGGCCATTGCGACTTCCAGCACGCTGAGCGATATGTATTCCTGTGTGGTGTCAGCCATCGGCGCACTCAAGGGGCCGCTGCACGGCGGAGCCAACGAAGCCGTGATGGACATGCTCGACGAGGTCGGCACGCCCGACAAAGCCGCCGACTACATCACCAAAAAGCTGGACAACAAAGAAAAGATCATGGGCGTGGGCCACCGCGTCTACAAAAACTTCGATCCGCGTTCGCGCGTGCTGCGCGACTACGCCGAACACGTCGCCAACAAAGAAGGCAAGAGCAATTATTACCAGATCTTGGAGACCATCGAGAAAATCGTGGTCGACCGAATGGGTTCGCGTGGTATTTATCCGAATGTGGACTTTTACAGCGGCACGGTCTATTCCGACTTGGGCATCAGCAAAGAGTTTTTCACCACCATTTTTGCGCTGGCCCGTGTCAGCGGCTGGTGCGCCTCGGTGATCGAATACACCCGCGACAACCGTTTGCTGCGCCCTGACGCCGTCTACACCGGAGCCACCGATCAGCATTATGTGGAGTTGAAAGACCGCCAGTAA